CGTTTTTCGCCGCCTACACCTTCAATTTCGGGAGCGTGCGCCAAAGCGGCGTGGATCAGCGTACCGCTGGCGTGTCCCGCGGCGGGGTGTACCACCATCCCGGCGGGTTTGTTGATGACGAGGACATCGTCATTTTCAAAGAGAATATCCAGCGGAATGGCTTCGGGGATGAGTTGGCTGGGCGCTGCCGGAGGAATGTGGACTTCGATTTGGTCACCGGTAGCTAACGCAAACCCCGATTTGTGGGGAATGTCATCATTGACGGTGATATGCCCGGCGGTGATGAGCGCCTGGATGCGGGCGCGGGATAGTTCCGGGATGCGCGTGACGAGAAATTTATCGAGGCGTTCTGGCGAAGTTTCTTTAAAAATATAGTGTAGTGAGCTGGTCATGCTTCAAACCTCCGAGATTTTCCAATCTCGATTTACTATAACGTTCGTTCGCGAGAATAGATTGATGTGCCAATACCGATTTTGGCAAAAATCTCGGAGGTCTCGTTAAGATAGCTGTCCATCCTCAAGGGGATTTTCTATTCCCTCAGCGGGTTGCTCAGAATCTTGTTCGGCGGCTTTTGTTTTGCGTTCTTGCATCCACATCCCGATGATGAGTACAGCGACACCAATTGAGATGCTTGAATCGGCGACATTGAAAACCGGGAAAGAGCCTACAGAGATAAAATCGGTCACATAGCCGCGGGCGATACGATCAATCAGATTGCCAAGCGCGCCAGAAATCTGCAATCCCAATGCCAAACGCAGCGGCCAATCTGTGTGCGGAATTTGTGGATAGTAGTACAGGATCATCACGATGACGATGACCGCCAGAATCATCAGCGGGGTGTTCGGGTTCAGGCTTTGCCCCAAACCAAAGGCCGCGCCGGTATTTTTCCAGTTGACGATCCGCGCATAAGGCGCCAGCCAATCCCAGGGTACCCAAGTATAGCTTAATTGCAAATTGTTACGCACCAGGGCTTTGGTCCATTGGTCGAGGCTGACAACGATACCAACCAGTAAAGCCAGCCACGCATAATCTTTCAGATACTTACTCAAGAGAGCCTCCAACGAATATTATCAGGCTTTCGCCGCGCCGTAAAAATTTCCGAAAAATAGGGGTGTAGGGCGAATATCACCCTACACCCCTATTTTTCGGTTTTTTGCTTTTGTGAAATCTTATTGTACCGCGCTTAGTGGGGAATTTTTTCTAAAAAATCGCTTAATGCTTGGGCAACGGCCGCAGGTTCTTCAATTTGAAGCATGTGCCCGGCCTGTGGAAAGATTTGAAGTTCGGCGTGGGGGAGTTGATCGCTCAGGTATTGGGCGCGGCGGGGCGGGGTGAGTTGGTCGTTTTCGCCGCAGAGTACCAAACAGGGCGTCTGAATTTGATTCAGGGAATCCATAATGTCGAAGGTGTTGCAGGCGAGGAAGTCGCTGTGCAGCACTACCGGGCGTGTCTCGGCCATGCGTTTGGCGCCCAGTTTTTTGAGCCGCTCTGGCGTCTTTGGGCCGAAAGCTCTTTCGGTCATGGCCGCGATGACGGAGGGGAAGGTCTCGGGGCGGCTGGCATTCTCTATTAGAACGGGATCAACCCGCAGCCGCGCGCCCGTTCCCACCAGCCCGAGGGCCAGGACTCGCTCGGGGTGGTGAAGCCCCATTGTTAGGGCGATTGCTCCCCCCATAGAGTGTCCCACAAAAACGGCCTGGTGGATTTTTTGTGCGTCCAGCCATGCCAGCACGCTCTCACAATAAGCGGCGATGTTTTGCCGCCCGCGGCCTTCGGATTTGCCGTGACCGGGCAAGTCGATGGCGTGTACATGAGCATTGGGCAATCGGCGAATTTGCGGCGGCCAGTGCAGATGGGTACCGCCAGCGCCATGAATGAGAATTACACTGGGGCTTCCAATGGTGCGAGTTGCGTGTTCAAAAGCATAGATGCTGGCATTTATAGGCATAAGCTTTCCTTTAGCGATTGTCGCGATTATACATCCATACGGCGCAGCCGAGGGCGACCAGCAACCCACCGATGGCGAAATAGGGCGTGCGTTGGATGAGCGTGGTAATTTGGGTGAGCGTGAAATCGGGGGCGCCGTGGCTATGGAGGCCGGTTTTTAGGGCGATGAGCA
This genomic stretch from Chloroflexota bacterium harbors:
- the lspA gene encoding signal peptidase II, whose product is MSKYLKDYAWLALLVGIVVSLDQWTKALVRNNLQLSYTWVPWDWLAPYARIVNWKNTGAAFGLGQSLNPNTPLMILAVIVIVMILYYYPQIPHTDWPLRLALGLQISGALGNLIDRIARGYVTDFISVGSFPVFNVADSSISIGVAVLIIGMWMQERKTKAAEQDSEQPAEGIENPLEDGQLS
- a CDS encoding alpha/beta hydrolase, whose product is MPINASIYAFEHATRTIGSPSVILIHGAGGTHLHWPPQIRRLPNAHVHAIDLPGHGKSEGRGRQNIAAYCESVLAWLDAQKIHQAVFVGHSMGGAIALTMGLHHPERVLALGLVGTGARLRVDPVLIENASRPETFPSVIAAMTERAFGPKTPERLKKLGAKRMAETRPVVLHSDFLACNTFDIMDSLNQIQTPCLVLCGENDQLTPPRRAQYLSDQLPHAELQIFPQAGHMLQIEEPAAVAQALSDFLEKIPH